A window from Solanum stenotomum isolate F172 chromosome 7, ASM1918654v1, whole genome shotgun sequence encodes these proteins:
- the LOC125871147 gene encoding wound-induced proteinase inhibitor 1-like produces the protein MEGKSMLKLSHVLAFLLLASLFQSLMARDLSDGIEVLQILENEIQDVLCPGKQSWPELVGKPAEYAKKIIEKENPIAHDISVLFPGMLRPSNYVCGRVFLVVDWEAIVKITPIMG, from the exons atGGAGGGAAAGAGTATGCTCAAGTTATCTCATGTGCTTGCTTTCTTGCTTCTTGCATCAC TTTTTCAATCACTGATGGCAAGAGATTTGAGTGATGGCATAGAAGTACTGCAAATTCTGGAAAATGAAATCCAAGATGTATTGTGCCCAG gTAAGCAATCATGGCCTGAACTTGTTGGGAAGCCAGCAGAATATGCTAAGAAAATAATTGAGAAGGAAAATCCCATAGCTCATGATATTAGTGTTTTATTTCCTGGTATGCTTAGGCCATCTAATTATGTTTGTGGTAGAGTTTTTCTGGTTGTTGACTGGGAGGCCATTGTTAAAATTACTCCCATAATgggttaa